In the Haloarcula salinisoli genome, ACTGGCGGACCATCCCGACCGCCTCGTTGTTCAGGACGACGTAGGTGATGTCCAGCTGTTCGCGAACGGCGACCGACAGGCCCTGGACCGTCATCAGGAACGAGCCGTCGCCGTCGAAACAGACGACCTCCTGGTCCGGGGCGGCCAGCTTCGCGCCGATGGCCGCGGGGACGCCGTAGCCCATCGTCCCCAGGCCGTGTGAGGAGACCCAGGTGCGGGGCTCGGTGTACTCCCAGAACTGGGAGGCCCACATCTGGTGTTGCCCGACGCCGGTACAGACGATGGTGTCATCGGGCGTCATATCGGAGAACTTTTCGACGACGTACTGCGGTTTCAGCGGCTCGTCGTCGGGCGTGTCGTAGGTCATCGGGTACTCGTCTTTCCAGGTCTGGCACTGTTCGCGCCACTCGTCCACGTCGGGGACCCGTGGCATGGCGTCGAAGAGCTGGCGCAGGACTTTCCGGGCGTCACCGATGAGCGGGTAGTCCGCGTAGATGTTCTTGGAAATCTCGGCGGGGTCGATGTCGACGTGGATGACCTCGGCGTCGGGAGCGAAGGAATCGACGCCGCCGGTCAGGCGGTCGTCAAAGCGCGTGCCGATGGCCAGCAGGCAGTCCGTGTTCGAGATGGCCATGTTGGCGTAGCCGGTCCCGTGCATCCCGGCCCACTCCAGGGAGAGTTCGTGGTCCTCCGGGAACGACCCGATGCCGGGCATCGTCGTGATGACCGGAATCTCGTACTCCATGGCGAACTCACGGAGCGCCGAGGAGGCGTCGGCCTTGATGACGCCGCCACCGGAGAGGATGACCGGCCGGTCCGCGGCCGCCAGTGCTTCGGCTGCTTCCTGCACGGCCGCGTCGTCGGCCTCTTCCTGGACCTCGTAGGTGTCCGGGGTCGTCGGCTCGCTGGGTTCGACGTCGGTCTCGCCCTGCGTGATATCCTTGGGCAGGTCGACCAGCGTCGGGCCCTGTCGCCCGGCGTCGGCCAGCGCGAAGGCCTCGCCGACGTTGTCGCCGACTGTGTCCGAATCGGCCGCGAAGTAGGACTCCTTGGTGACCGGCTGGGTGATACCCACCGTGTCGGTCTCCTGGAAGGCGTCGTTGCCGACGAACTCCGTGGGGACCTGGCCGGTCAGAGCGATCATCGGGTCCGAGTCCATGTTGGCGTCGGCGATACCGGTGACGAGGTTCGTCGCGCCGGGGCCGGATGTCGCGAAACAGACTCCGGGTTTGCCGGTGACGATGCCGTAGGCGTCCGCGGCGTGGGACGCCCCCTGCTCGTGGGCCATCGTCACGTGGTTGAGGTCGGAGTCGTACAGCGCGTCGTAGACGGGCATGATGGCCCCGCCCTGGACGCCGAAGATGTACTCCGCACCGGCGTTCTCCAGGGCCCGGACGACGGACTGGGCGCCGGTAGTGACGGGCGCCTGCTCGCTCTCGTCGCTCTCCTCCTCGCTCGCCTCCTCGTCGGCCGGGACTTTGGCGTGTTCGCTCATAATCGTCCTCCGGTGGTGTGCTGTCGATACGGTCGTCGTGTGGTTGCTGTGTGCATAGCTGGGGTCTCTGGTGGGTGGTGGATGGTCGATACGGACTGGGCCGGGAGTGGGTAGTACGGGGCTAGAAGGCCCCTACAATACCTACGCCGTGAAGAAGAAGCGCACCACTGGCAGTCGGGCGACCCGAAGCACCAGCGTGCGCTGTCATCGTATCGTGAGACTGTCGGCGATGGGTAATAAACGTTCTGTGATAGACCGCAACGAACCCGGGTCACAGGGTGGACTGAGCGCTGCTGTCGGCAGGCCGCAGCGACCGAGACCGAGGTCATCGGCCTACGCCCGGACCTCCTCGCTCTCCTCGTCGACGCCGACCTCCTGGGCGAACCGTTCGAGTTCGCTCATGGTGACCTGCTGTTTCTCCGCGCCGAACTCCTTGACGCGGCGGGTCACCTCGCGGACTTCGGCGTCCGTCGGGGCGTAGCCCGCATCGACCAGCCGCTCGCGCACCGAGTGAGCGCCGGTGTGTTTGCCCAGCACGAGCTCGCGCTCGGCACCGACCATCTCGGGGGTCATGACTCCGGGCTCGAACGTGTCGGAGTTCTCGATGACGCCCGCGGCGTGGATACCGCTCTCGTGGGAGAAGGCGTTGCGCCCGACGATGGGCTTGTTCGCCGGCACCGGAATGTCCGACTTCTCCTCGATTAAACGGGACAGCTCCGTGATACGGGTCGTATCGATGCCCGTGTTCACGTCGTAGAGCGATTCCAGCGCCATCACGACCTCTTCGTAGGCCGCGTTGCCAGCTCGCTCGCCGATGCCGTTGACCGACACCTGCGACTGGCTCGCGCCCGCCTCGAACCCGGAGATGGCGTTCGCAGAGGCGAAGCCGAAGTCGTCGTGGGTGTGGACGTCGATACGCGCGTCCGTGTGCGCGTCGACGATCTCGATGAGGTCGTAGAACCGTCGCGGCGTCGCGACCCCACAGGTGTCGGGGATGTTTATCCAGTCGGCTCCCGCGTCTGACGTCGCTTCGATGACTTCGATGAGGAAGTCCTCGGAGGTTCGGGTGGCGTCCATCGGCGAGAACATGCACTCGGCACCCGCCTCG is a window encoding:
- the ilvB gene encoding biosynthetic-type acetolactate synthase large subunit, yielding MSEHAKVPADEEASEEESDESEQAPVTTGAQSVVRALENAGAEYIFGVQGGAIMPVYDALYDSDLNHVTMAHEQGASHAADAYGIVTGKPGVCFATSGPGATNLVTGIADANMDSDPMIALTGQVPTEFVGNDAFQETDTVGITQPVTKESYFAADSDTVGDNVGEAFALADAGRQGPTLVDLPKDITQGETDVEPSEPTTPDTYEVQEEADDAAVQEAAEALAAADRPVILSGGGVIKADASSALREFAMEYEIPVITTMPGIGSFPEDHELSLEWAGMHGTGYANMAISNTDCLLAIGTRFDDRLTGGVDSFAPDAEVIHVDIDPAEISKNIYADYPLIGDARKVLRQLFDAMPRVPDVDEWREQCQTWKDEYPMTYDTPDDEPLKPQYVVEKFSDMTPDDTIVCTGVGQHQMWASQFWEYTEPRTWVSSHGLGTMGYGVPAAIGAKLAAPDQEVVCFDGDGSFLMTVQGLSVAVREQLDITYVVLNNEAVGMVRQWQDGFYEGRRMASEYPWIPQFDKLAEAFGARGFRLEAQEDVEETIEAAREYDGPSVIDAHIDPGENVFPMVPSGGDNGRFALQEDHLEEL
- a CDS encoding LeuA family protein, with translation MRARRDPRRIEFFQGTLDSTSEITDARIFDTTLRDGEQSPRTSFNYEDKREIAAILDEMGTHVIEAGFPVNSDAEFEAVRDIAESTHVTTCGLARVVEKDIEAALDSGVDMVHTFVSTSDVQLQDSMHATRQEALDSAVESVERIVEAGAECMFSPMDATRTSEDFLIEVIEATSDAGADWINIPDTCGVATPRRFYDLIEIVDAHTDARIDVHTHDDFGFASANAISGFEAGASQSQVSVNGIGERAGNAAYEEVVMALESLYDVNTGIDTTRITELSRLIEEKSDIPVPANKPIVGRNAFSHESGIHAAGVIENSDTFEPGVMTPEMVGAERELVLGKHTGAHSVRERLVDAGYAPTDAEVREVTRRVKEFGAEKQQVTMSELERFAQEVGVDEESEEVRA